Part of the Candidatus Dadabacteria bacterium genome is shown below.
GCGAGCAGAAAATGTCCCAACTCGTGAAAGAAGACGAGAATTCCTATTACGAAGATAAAAGCAAGGATTGTGACCATAGCTAAGAAAGAAGGCTCTCCATTACCGAACCGGCAGCACTTCTAGACCACCTGTCCGCCTCTAATATATTGTCAAGACACCCCGAGTCAAGTTTGTCGTGACGCTCAAGAGTTTCCCTTACGATCGGGATTATGTCGGTGAATTTTATTCTTTCGCCAAGAAACGCGTTTACGGCAACTTCGTTTGCCGCGTTTAGCACGGTGGGGTAGGTGCCTCCCATCCTGAGACATTCAACCGCTATCGCAGGAGCCTCGAATTTATCGGTATCAAGTCTCTCAAACGTAATGTCCGAGAGGTCGTCCGGCGAGACAGCGGAGTGGCCAAGATCAAGCCTCTGGGGGTAGGAAAGCGCGCAGGCTATCGGTATTTTCATGTCCGAAGCGGAAAGATGGGTTATAAACGAGCCGTCAACATACTCAAGGATTGAATGCACTATACTCTGGGGATGTACCCAGATCGATATTTTCTCGGGGGGCATGTCAAAAAACCACCTAGCCTCTATAATCTCAAATCCTTTATTCATCAGCGTTGCCGAATCTATGGTTATTTTATCTCCCATTTTCCACGTGGGATGGCAAAGCGCGTCGGCAACCGTGACTTTTTCCAGATCTTCCCTCGGAGTTTTGCGAAATGGTCCGCCCGATGCTGTTATAATGATCCGCTTGAGAAATTCGCGGTCTCTCTCCAGAAGAGTCTGGAAAATGGCGCTGTGTTCGCTGTCCACGGGAAGTAGGGTGACGTCTTGGTTTCTTGCCTCGGAAATGAGAAGACCTCCGGCGACCACTAGGGATTCCTTGTTCGCTATTGCCACATCTCTTCCGGCCCGTATTGCGGAGAGGGTAGGCAGAAGACCTGGGAAACCGACCATGGAGGATATTACCAGATCGCAATCCCCTTCCGTCGCAACCGCTATGTTTCCTTCGTTTCCGTAATGTATCTGTGTTTTCGGACTGGCGATTTCCCTGAGTCGCTCCGAGTCTTCCTTTCGTGCGACAGATACTATCTTAGGAGCAAACTCCGCTACTTGTTCCGCCAGAAGATCAATGTTTTTTCCCGCGCAAATGCCCGTGACCTCGAACCTCTCCGGGAATCTTCGTACTATCTCGAGTGTCTGAGATCCGATCGAACCGGTTGATCCGAGTATGGAGATTTTCTTCAATCTAGCGCCCTTTCTCCCGTATCTGCTCTCCCGTCAGGCCGAATCTTCTTTCCCTGTTACGGTAATTGGCGATGGCCTTTAGCAGGTGCCTTCTTCTGAAATTCGGCCAGAGCGTCTTAGTGACGTATATTTCGGCATAGGCAAGCTGCCAGAGAAGAAAGTTGGAAAGTCTCATCTCTCCCCCGGTTCTTATGAGCAGGTCCGGTTCCGGCAGACGGGAAGTATAGAGATATTCCTGGAAATCCTCCTCGGTCACCGTTTTTTTCTTCCCCTCCGCGATTATGCTGTTCACGGCGTTAATTATTTCCTCTCTGCCCCCGTAGCTGAGCGCCAGTGTTATGGTCAGGGAGTCGCATTTCTCCGTCATTTTCATCACGCGCCCGAGGAGCTTGCGTATGTCCGGCGGGAGGTTCGAGAGGTTGCCGATTGCGTTCAGTCTCGTGTTCTGCGCAAGCAGCTTTTCGCCTTCGCTTGAGAGGTAATTCCTTAAGAGATCCATCAGTGCGAGAACCTCTTTTCCCGGTCTTTTCCAGTTCTGGGCAGAAAACGCATAAAGGGTTACGTACTCTATTCCGATTTCACGCGCGGCCCGGACCACGGATCTTGCCGATTTTATTCCTTCCCTGTGACCGATCAGCCTGTCAAGATTCTTACGCCGCGCCCATCTTCCGTTGCCGTCCATTATTATGACAACGTGCCGGGGAATAGGACCCGGTATGGGGGTATCATGGTTTTTCTGCATTGCAAGACACTGTCCGCGAGCTTTGCCAACGACCGTCGTTCTAATTCGCTGCCCCGTAGAGATAAGAAACGGGATATGCGATCAGAACGACCGTAAAGAATACCACCATGGCCACGATCAGGGCGACCGGGTATACAAAAAGAACCCCTAGGTAAAAAAGGGCCTTTTTCAGCGGAATCCATTCCCGGGATACTTCGGGAAGGTCGGAAACACAGCTTTTGACAAATCTTGATATTATTCCAGTAAAAAGTGTGGACATATGAGTGAACCGATCTGCCGTAAACCTATCTTATTTCCCCTTTTTCATCAAGGGCAAAATCTCTGCTTTATTCGCTTTATCCAAAAAAATTCCCTTTCAGGTAAACTACCGAAAACGTAGGTCGTAATGAGAAAATTCCGCTTTTTTTTCATAGTATGCGCATTAGTTCCGGCTTTTCTTCTTTCAACTCCACTTCTCGCAAAAGAAGACACGTACAGGGGTCTCTCGGACTTTGCAAAAGCACTTAATCTCATAGAAAAAAACTATGTGGAAGAGGTCTCCTCTGAGCAGCTGGCCCGAAGCGCTATAAAGGGCATGTTTGATTCTCTTGATCCCTATTCGGTTTATCTCTCATCTGAGGGGCTGAGGAATCTTGAGATAGGCACGATGGGGGAATTTGAAGGTATAGGAGTTGAGATTACCGTGCGCGACGGGTTTCTGACTGTTATATCTCCGATTGAGGGGGGTCCGGCGCAGGAAGCCGGCGTGAAATCGGGAGACGTAATCGTCTCGATAGACGGAGAGAGCACCGAGAAAACCAACATAGTTGACGCCTTGGAGCGCATAAGGGGTAGAGAGGGAACTAAAGTTAACATCGTCGTGAGAAGGGAAGGAACCAAGGAGGAAGACCATGAATTCACCATTACAAGACGCATGGTGAAGCTCAGAAGCGTTGAATCCAGGCTGGTTGAAAAAGACATAGGATATATAAAGCTCTCGCAGTTCCACAGGGACTCCGCAGATGAGTTCCTCAGCTCCTACAGGGGGCTTGAAGAGGAAAACGGCGCGAAGCTCGGAGGACTTGTCCTTGACCTGAGAAACAACCCTGGAGGGCTGCTTGAGCAGGCGCTCGCGCTTTGTGACATGTTCATCGACAAAGGACTTATCCTCAACGTGAAGGGAAGGTCTGAGCGGACTTCAAAGGAATATTTTGCCAGAGAGGGGATGGAGATACCGACCGATCACGTTGCCGTGATCGTGAACCAGGGAAGTGCTAGCGCTTCTGAGGTTCTGGCCGGAGCTCTTAAAGACAGCGGCAGGGCAAAGATAGTCGGTACAAGAACATTCGGAAAGGGATCGGTCCAGTCCGTAATAGAACTCTCCGGGGAAACGGGAGTGAAGATAACCACGGCGAGACTTCTCACTCCGAGTGGGATTCTGATAGATGACAAGGGAATAGAACCTGATATCTTTGTTGAAGGTGGCGAGAAGGATCCTTCCTCCGACCCGCAACTTGCAAGAGCGCTCGAAACCATAAAACGCATGTGAGGAACCAGAAGCCTTGAGTCAGAAGAGACGAACGAAGAAAAAACCGTCTGCCGGAAGAAGCGGCGCTAAAAAGAACACTGCAAGGCTTTCCCACGCAGTTTTGGTTCTGCTTTTCTTCTTCGCTTTTTCGATTTTCGGCCTCCGGTATGTCGGGAAGTTTATTGACGAATGGTCCCCCCGTGAAGTTGCGCCAACGGTGTCGGATAAGACCGCGGAGAAAGAGCCCAGGCGTCCCGGAGTCATTCTCATAATAGATGACTTAGGAGGTGACAAAGAAGCGATTGACAGGCTCCTCAGGATCAAGCAGCCGCTTAACTTGGCTGTGCTTCCCCATCTTTCCCATTCCCGCTACGCTGCGCGTGCCGCTTATCGCGGAGGAAAGGACGTGATTCTCCACCTTCCCATGGAACCCAAGTATTCTTCAGGCTACACGGCCGATGACGCGGGAGAGGGAGTTTTGCTTCTCGGCTTCTCCATAGACCAGATAAGGGAGGAGCTTAGAAGAAACATCATGGCCGTCCCCAATGTTGCCGGGGTCAACAACCATATGGGTTCCAAATTCATGGAAAATGAAGAGCCTGTGAGAACAGTTATGAAGGAGTTAAAAGCCAGGGATCTTTATTTCGTTGACAGCCTTACGACCTCGAACTCCCGTGGATACAGCGTAGCGAAGCAGCTTGGAGTAAAGACTCTTAAAAGGGATGTATTTATTGACCAAAGTGGGAGGGGCAGGGAATACACCATAGAGCAGCTTGACCGGCTGGTAAGGATAGCCGAGAAAAACGGTATGGCCGTGGGCATAGGCCATCCTTATCCGGAGACGATAGACGTCCTTGCTGAGTACATGCCCAAAGTTGAGGGAAAAGTGGAATTCATGAAGATATCGACAACCGCTTTGAACTGAACGGTTGCGGAGGAGAAACCTGAAAGAGGATTGTCATGGGACTTGTGGATGAGATCAGAAACAGGCGGGACTCGTGGAGTCGCAGACTTGAGGAGCAGAGAGTTTCCCAAGAACCGTACGACCATGAATTTGAGAAGAGAAACGCTCGAAAAATCGAGGAAGAAATAAAAAAGAACCGGGAGATGGTCGGAAAGTTCCCGCCCGTGGAAAAGCCATCGAAATGATCAGTGTGGGGAAGCCAGCGAGGGTAATTTGACAACGCTTTTTGTATCCTTTAAGCTCTTCTCTCCCCTGAGGATGGAGGTTTTAGTTTTTTGCCAGGAATAACAGTAGGTAGCAGCGAAAGTATTGATAGTGCCCTAAAAAGGTTTAAGAAACAGGTTGAGAAGGGTGGGGTTCTTTCTGAAGTAAGGAAGAGAGAATACTACGAAAAACCGAGCGAAAAGAAAAAAAAGAAGCTGTTTGCCGCCAAAAAGCGCAGTTCAAGCAGAAAAAGAAGATAATTTTCCTAGTTTGCGCGGTTTTCACCAGAAGTTATTTCCGAAGCCCCCCCGATCAAGTCGCTTTGAATGAAGAGTTCTTCTTCCACATCAGCGATAGCGGACATAAAGGCAAGGCTCAGTATAGTGGACATTATACAGGGCTTTGTTTCCCTTAAAAAATCTGGGAAAAATTATATCGGGCTTTGCCCGTTCCACGACGACAATAATCCTTCCATGCACGTAAATGATGAGAAGGGCTTTTTCCACTGCTTCAGCTGCGGAGCCGGAGGGGATGTGTTCGGCTTCCTGATGAGGTACAGCAATATAGGCTTCCGCGAAGCCTTGAAGGAACTTGCGGCAAAAGCCGGAGTCAGGCTTCCGGCCCCGCGCCCGCGCACTAAAAGCGCGAGAAAAAAAGAGGCTGCCGCGGGGAGATTCTTTGAGATAAATTCCCTTGTCTCTTCGTTTTACAGCCAAAATCTTCTGGCCTCAAGGAAAAACTCCGCTCAAGCCAGAGAGTACCTTGAATCAAGGGGAGTCACTTCGAAAGTAATAAAGGAATTCAAACTTGGCTTCGTCCCCGACAGCTGGGATGCCCTAATGAAATTTGCTTCCAGAAACAGTATTGGTATCGGGGAGCTTGAGGAACTTGGTCTTGTTGTTGCGAGGGAGAGCGGAAGCGGGCACTACGACCGGTTTAGAAACAGGATTATTTTTCCAATAAACGAGATAACGGGACGAATTTGCGGTTTTGGCGGCAGAATTCTGGGCGAAGACGGGCCGGGACAGCCGAAATACATGAATTCTCCCGAATCCCCGGTTTTTGATAAAAAGAATGTCCTGTACGGACTTTACCACTCGAAAAATGAGATCGGAAGAAAGCGGAAAGCCGTTTTGGTTGAGGGCTACATGGATTTCATTAAGCTCTACGCAAACGGAATACGCAACGTAGTTGCCACCTTGGGAACGGCCTTTACGAATGAACACGCCAGACTTCTGCGGCGTTTCTGCCAAGAGGTAGTGATTGTTTACGACGGTGATGCTGCGGGGATACGTTCTGCTGTCCGGGCCGGCGAAATTCTTCTGGAACAGGGAATTTCTTCGAGCATCTGCAGGATTCCCGACGGCCTTGATCCAGATGATTACCTGGGACTGCACGGTCCGGAAAGTCTCGGTGAACTGATTGAGGACGCCGTCGATGTCTCTGATTTCATTATTGACGATACTTTCACAAGATACAGGGAAAAGAAAATTTCTTCCGGAGAGTCGATCAGGTTTCTCGCGGATATGGTCTCAAAAATAAAAGACCCGGTCCGAAGGGCCGAGGCAGTCTCCAGGGCGACCGGTGTTTTCGGGATAAGGGAGTCTGAGTTCCTTTCTCTGGTAAAAAGCCCGGACCCAGGGAAAAACCGTGGGTCGCTTGCGCCTGTAGCTCTGGTTCCGGAGAAGAGCATTCACGAGAGAGAAATTGTGAGAATACTGCTTAAATTTCCTGGACTGCTCAGCGCCGAAAAAATAGAAAATATCGAAAAGCATTTTGAAAATGGTGATTTAAAGGTTATTCTCAAACGTGTGGGTGAAGGGGAGTTTACCGAAATCTCCTCCCTGATGAGTTCTTTTGAAGAAATCGAAATGCAGCAGTTGCTGAGTGAGTTGATTTTTTCTTCGGATGATTTGATAGACGAGACGACTTCGGAGAAAATATTAAACGACTGTGTGAGGGAGCTTGAACTGAGAGATATAGCTTTTAAGCGCAACGAAGTAATAGATAGAATCCGCAAGCAGCGCGACTCCTCGGACAAAAGTCTCGAAAGAGAACTTGTTGAGAAATACAGGGATCTGGTGAGCATGGAAAAAGCCATAAGAGGAACTGTCAGTTGAACCCAAACGACCAAGCTAACGGGTTAGGGGATGAAGTTGACACTCAGGACGAGAGTGAATTTTCTGAATCCGCACAGGGTTTTCAGAACGTCCCCGCTGATTCTCAAACGGAAGACAAGCTCAAAAACACAAAGAGTCAGGACTCCGAACAGGATCCTATAAGATCATACATTCTCGCTATTGCACAGCATTCCCTCCTTTCGAAGGAGGAAGAAGTTGAGATAGCAAGACAGATTGAGAAAGGCAAAAAAATAATCGCGAGAATGATAATAGAGAACCCTTTCATGATGAAAAAGGTTCTCAAACTCGAAGAAGAGATCAAAGAGGGAACGCTCGGAGCAGGCGACGTCTCCTACCAAGGCGAGGATGTGGAATCCTCAGTTAACGGCGAAGCATATAGCAATTCTGTAAAAAACTTCCTTCCGATCAGAGAGCTATTTGCCGAGACCGAGGAACTGAGAAATAAGCTCGGCAATCCGAAGCTTTCAGATAACGACAAGGCTAAGATCTCAAGGAAAATCAGAAAAAATAACGAGCGGACTGTAGAGCTACTTGACGAAATCGATTTTTCCTCGGCACAGGCAAGCAGGATATACAGTCTGGCCGTTGAGTATGTGAACAGAGTCGAAAGCGGAGAATGTGATTGCGTGATGAATGGTTCGGGCGATGCGATTGGCAACGGCTCGAAATCTGAATATTCCGAAGAGGAAATTGCTTCGCTTAAAAAGGTGCTTGGAAGGTTCGAGAAGGCAAAGAAAGCTACCAAAAAAGCCAGAAAAAAACTTATAGAGTGCAATCTTAGGCTCGTAGTCAGCATTGCGAGAAAATACGTTAACAGGGGGCTGCCGTTTCTTGATCTGGTTCAGGAAGGCAATATGGGGTTGATGAAAGCGGTTGAAAAATTCGAACATGGAATGGGATACAAGTTCTCAACCTGCGCGACATGGTGGATAAAGCAGGCCATTACGCGCGCGATAGCTGATCAGGGAAGTCTCATAAGAATTCCGGTTCACATGACCGAAAACATAAACAGGCTCAACAAGGTTTCAAGATCCCTAATGCAGAAATTGGGGAGGGAGCCCAGACCCGAAGAGATAGCCGAAGCAATGGATATGTCTCTTGATAAGGTCATGAAAATCATGAAGGTCTCGCGCGACCCGATCTCTCTCGAATCCCCGATTGGCGAGGATGACTGCAGGCTTATGGATATTATCTCGGATCCGGCCTCCACTTCTCCGCTTGACATGCTCGAAACTAAGGAACTAAACCGGATTATGCGCAATGCGCTCTGTACCAACCTCAGTAACGGGGAGGAAGGAGTCGTCAAAATGCGTTTCGGTATAGATGAAGACAAGGAATACACACTTGAAGAAATAGGAAAAAAACTAAATGTTACACGCGAGAGAATAAGGCAGATTGAGGTGAAGGCCATTAAGAAGCTCAAAAGATTTGGAAGAGCTCTTCCCATAAGGGGTTTTAACAACGACTGATATTCCAGCTTGACATTATTTTTTCCGATGGTAATTTTCCAAGTCTAGGGTGGCTATGCTGAAGGGGAAGCACCCGGTCCCATCCCGAACCCGGAAGTTAAGTCCTTATAGGCCGATGATACTGCTCCTTTCAGGAGTGGGAAAGTAGGTAGCTGCCCTTTTTTTCTTTCCTTGTTTTCTCAAGTTTCCAGAGTCTGCAATGTCAAAGATAAATGTTGCCGTGTTTGTTTCCGGAAGCGGAACAAATCTTCAGGCGGTAATAGATTCCGGTATTGAATCCGCAAACATAGCCGTGGTTGTCTGCGATACTCCGGGAGTCATGGCAATTGAGAGGGCCAGGAAACACGGTATTCCCTTAGAACTGGTAAACAGCAGAGATTTTGAGTCAAGGGAAGAGTTTGAAAGACAGATAGTTACGAGAATCGACAGGTACGACATAGGACTTGTCGTGCTTGCCGGATTCATGAGGATATTCACACCTTATTTCATAGACCGCTTCAAAGACCGTATCATCAATATTCATCCTTCCTTACTCCCTTCTTTTCCAGGAACAAACTCGGTAAAACAGGCGCTCGACTACGGCGTGAAGCAGACCGGCTGCACAGTCCATTTCGTGGGAGAAGAGGTTGACGCGGGTCCGATTATTCTTCAGGCGGCTGTCCCGATTACGGAGGAAGATACGGAGGAGACTCTGCTTGAGAAAGTCCACGCCCAAGAATACAGGATATTACCCGAAGCCATAAGGCTTTTCTGCGAGGGGAAACTGACTCTCAGCGGAAGAAGAGTGCTGATTTCATCCTGAACCAAGAATTCCTAGATGGTTCTTCCGATGGCTTCGGCAACGGGAGCAGCTTTTTCCATCAGGTTTTTAAATGTTTTTGGTTTAAGCGACTGAGCTCCGTCACTGACGGCGACCTCCGGGTTGTTGTGAACCTCGACTATTACTCCGTCCGCTCCGGCGGCTATTGAAGCTAAAGTTACCGGGATTACGTACTGCCAGTAGCCGGTTCCATGGCTGGGGTCGGCGAAAACAGGCAGATGGGTCTTTTCCTTGAGTACCGGGATTGCATTCAGGTCGAAGGTGTTTCTGGTCGCAGTCTCAAAAGTTCTTATCCCCCGTTCGCAGAGCATTACATTGCTGTTGCCCTCCGACAGTATATATTCTGCGCACATGAGAAACTCGTTTATAGTTGTTGACATCCCCCGTTTTAACAAGACGGCCTTTTTTGACTTGCCGACATGTCTTAAAAGCGAGTAGTTCTGGGAATTTCTCGCTCCGATCTGAAGCACATCCGCGTATTCCTCGACCAGTTCAAGATCGTCCGGGCTCATTATTTCGGTCACTATGGGCAGTCCCGTCATTTCTTTTGCCTTGACGAGGAGTTCCAGTCCCTCTTTTCCAAGACCCTGGAAAGAATAGGGGGAAGTTCTGGGCTTAAACGCCCCGCCTCTTAGCATTGACGCCCCCGAATCTTTTATGGAAGCCGCGATTGTCATTATCTGTTCTTCGCTTTCAACCGAGCACGGTCCTGCGATTATGGGGATTCTTTTGTCTCCTACTGCAATGTCTTTCACATTGAAAACGGAGGTTTCATCGTTTACTTCCCTGCTTGTAAGCTTGTAGGGCTGAAGCACAGGAACGACCTTTTCGACTCCTTGGAGCTGCTTGAGAACGTCGAGATCATGTGGCTTTCCTCTCTCATCTCCAACCACTCCGATGACAGTCCTGAGAATTCCTTCGATCGGATGCGGCGAATAGCCAAGTTCCTTTATAATGGATTTGACCTTGTCTATCTCTTCCTTGGTCGCCTTTTGCTTCATTACTACTATCATTTAAAAAACCTCCATGTTTTGTGCGGAACGGGGAAACTTAATACATAGAACATTCTTAATGTCAATTACGATGTCTTTATATATTGACGTATTGAGCTTGTTTTCTAGGGAAGGTTTAGAAAAATGGCACTGAATATCTTTTGCGAGGCTTCCCTGAAATGCTTTTCAAACTTCGTTTCGGTTTCTCCTGTTCTAGCCTCGATAAAGCCGGGTGAAGGGTAAGCCGGACGAAATAGGCCGCTTCTTTCGAACTCAGATACTATCTGCTTGATGTAACTGAGCTGATCGGTCTTTATTACCGCTCTTCCGCTTCCCATAAGTACTTTTGCTAGGCAGCCTATGAATTCCCGGTTAAACATTCTGTGTTTTGAGTGTTTTTTCTTCGGCCAGGGGTCGGGGAAGTTTACCAAGACAAGATCGAACATTTTTTCTCTGAAAACCTGTCTGAGTGCGATTTCAGCTTCGACATGGACGAATCTTAAGTTTTCGAGAGAGAGTTTTTCCGCCGCCCGCACCGCTTTGCGGAACCTTCCCCCCTTGATTTCAAGACCTAGGTAGTTTCTGCTTCTGTCGCACTGCGCCGCGTCTATGAGAAATTCCCCTTCTCCAAAGCCGATTTCAAGCACTAGGGGGTTTCGGTTGCCGAAGATGTCTTCTCTTGTGATCGGAAACGAAAATAAGGAGATATCCACGGCGGAGTTGGTTAAGTTCATTTTCCGGATCAGGACTTAAAAGCAGAAGTTATGGCTTGCTCCCCGATCTTTATTCCGTAACTTCCCCCCTGTTTTTTCATCCTCCCTATGCGTTCGGGGAGCGACATTTCTATTTTGCCTTTTCTGGCTTTCTTGTCGATTTTCATAACGTCGATTATTTTCCCGACGCTTACATCGCTAGGAGGTTCTGTAGGAAGCCCTGCCCTCTTAAAGAGGCCGGTGAGCCTTTGCTGCTCTTGCGCGCTCCAACCCGTTTTACCTAGAGCGATTTTTCCCTCAATTACCATTCCTGCCGAGATTGCCTCTCCATGGGAGATTGTATAGTCGGAGAGCTGCTCGATTGCGTGGCCTACGGTGTGTCCGAAATTCAGGATTTTCCGCAGGTTCTGTTCTTTTTCATCCTTTTCGACCACTTCTGCCTTGATCCTGCAGCTTTCCTCTATTACCTCAAGCAGTGCCGCGTCGTCAAACTCGTAGATCTTTTCGATGTTCTCTTCTAGGTAACAGAAAAGATTCTCGCTTTTTATTACGCCGTACTTTATTATCTCGGCCAGTCCTTCTGCGAGCTGATTCGGCCCGAGGGTTTTAAGGGTGTCTGTGTCAACGTACACGCGCCACGGCTGATAAAAGGCACCGATGAGGTTTTTCCCGTGAGGGGTGTCTACGGCGGTTTTTCCTCCAACCGAGCTATCAACGCAGGCGACCAGACTGGTGGGAACCTGAACGCAGGGAACCCCTCTCATGTAAGTGGCGGCCACGAATCCCGCAATGTCCCCCACTACTCCTCCGCCGAGTGCTATGACCGAAGAATCCCTGCCGAATCCCGATTCGAGCATCCTGTCTTCTATGAAGGACTTGATTTTCCTGGTCTTGCTCTGTTCCCCCGCCGGAAAAGCAATCATTCTGACTTCCGAGAGTGCCTCCTCAAGGTCTTGGAGAAGGTTCCCTCCGTAGAGCTCTGCCACGTTTGAATCGGTTACCAAGGCGTGGGAATGAGCTATTTTGGCCTCGGCTAGATCACTGGCAATCCGGCCCAGAAGATTCTGGCCGATCAGGATTTCATAGGAATTGTCTTCGTTCGAACTGACTGCGACTTTTATTCTTTTCAATTTTTACCCCGGCATTTTAAGCAGGGACCAGACTGGATGCGGAGAAAGCGCTTCAGCCCCCTTGAGCCCCGTGAGTTCTACAAGGAAAAGGTATCCCGCGACGCTCCCGCCCAGCTCTTCCACTAGGCGTCCGGTGCCTTGTGCAGTTCCCCCCGTGGCTAGAAGATCGTCAACGATTACTACCCTGCTTTGCCCGTTTATAGAGTCTTTGTGAATTTCCAAGACATCCTCTCCATATTCAAGGTCATATGAAACGCTTGCAGTTGTGCTTGGCAGCTTGCCCGGTTTTCTAACCAGGATCAGCCCTTTTCCAAGCTTATAGGATAGGGCGGAGGCGAAGATGAAACCCCGGCTCTCGGGTGCGACCAAAGAGGTTATCTCCTTGCCCGTGAGCATTTCCGCCATCATGTTCACAGACTTTTGAAAAGCTTCGGCGTTTTTTACGAGCGTGGTTATGTCATAAAAAAGTATCCCCTTGCTCGGAAAGTCAGGAACGCGTCTTATATGGTTTTCGATTTCTTCAAGTGACATTTTTCTTTCCATCTGGATGTCTGTGAGACTTTCATCCGGCTTTTTTCCCCTGAGACGATAACTCAAAGGCCGCTTGAACTGCTTCTTGGGGGGTTTTACACCTGATAATTCTCTTAGAGACATCCCAGGTGTCAAGCCCGATGACGGGAATTCCGGACTTAAGCGCGAA
Proteins encoded:
- the aroF gene encoding 3-deoxy-7-phosphoheptulonate synthase, which encodes MIVVMKQKATKEEIDKVKSIIKELGYSPHPIEGILRTVIGVVGDERGKPHDLDVLKQLQGVEKVVPVLQPYKLTSREVNDETSVFNVKDIAVGDKRIPIIAGPCSVESEEQIMTIAASIKDSGASMLRGGAFKPRTSPYSFQGLGKEGLELLVKAKEMTGLPIVTEIMSPDDLELVEEYADVLQIGARNSQNYSLLRHVGKSKKAVLLKRGMSTTINEFLMCAEYILSEGNSNVMLCERGIRTFETATRNTFDLNAIPVLKEKTHLPVFADPSHGTGYWQYVIPVTLASIAAGADGVIVEVHNNPEVAVSDGAQSLKPKTFKNLMEKAAPVAEAIGRTI
- the trmB gene encoding tRNA (guanosine(46)-N7)-methyltransferase TrmB, yielding MNLTNSAVDISLFSFPITREDIFGNRNPLVLEIGFGEGEFLIDAAQCDRSRNYLGLEIKGGRFRKAVRAAEKLSLENLRFVHVEAEIALRQVFREKMFDLVLVNFPDPWPKKKHSKHRMFNREFIGCLAKVLMGSGRAVIKTDQLSYIKQIVSEFERSGLFRPAYPSPGFIEARTGETETKFEKHFREASQKIFSAIFLNLP
- the aroB gene encoding 3-dehydroquinate synthase; the encoded protein is MKRIKVAVSSNEDNSYEILIGQNLLGRIASDLAEAKIAHSHALVTDSNVAELYGGNLLQDLEEALSEVRMIAFPAGEQSKTRKIKSFIEDRMLESGFGRDSSVIALGGGVVGDIAGFVAATYMRGVPCVQVPTSLVACVDSSVGGKTAVDTPHGKNLIGAFYQPWRVYVDTDTLKTLGPNQLAEGLAEIIKYGVIKSENLFCYLEENIEKIYEFDDAALLEVIEESCRIKAEVVEKDEKEQNLRKILNFGHTVGHAIEQLSDYTISHGEAISAGMVIEGKIALGKTGWSAQEQQRLTGLFKRAGLPTEPPSDVSVGKIIDVMKIDKKARKGKIEMSLPERIGRMKKQGGSYGIKIGEQAITSAFKS
- a CDS encoding adenine phosphoribosyltransferase; the protein is MSLEEIENHIRRVPDFPSKGILFYDITTLVKNAEAFQKSVNMMAEMLTGKEITSLVAPESRGFIFASALSYKLGKGLILVRKPGKLPSTTASVSYDLEYGEDVLEIHKDSINGQSRVVIVDDLLATGGTAQGTGRLVEELGGSVAGYLFLVELTGLKGAEALSPHPVWSLLKMPG